The genomic region CCGCGCCGATCCGAGCTTTCCATGGCGGCTAATCTCACCCGCCGCGGGGGCCGGGCGCAAGAGCTGGCGAACGGGCGGCCATCTCTGGCATGAAGCGTTTGATTGCATCGGGTTCAGCGCTTGACGATACAGAGGTGGCAGGGACCGAAGCGGCCCAAAGAACGTGAGCGCCGATCGAGCCAACAATTGGCGTGAAAATAAATCAACAATCTGTTGAATCAGCTCCACAAATTGTATTATGGGGGAGGAAGGTGCAACTCTTGCCGCCGGTTGATCGGAGATCGGGCCGATCCCGGCCGAGCAATGGTTGGGCTGGGACTGCAACTGTGATAGTCAGTTAAAGATTACTATGGCCAGCCCGCGCCAGCAAAGTTCTCCCACCGAGCAGGTGGCCTGTCGGCTGCAATTGTTCATCGCTGGAATGACCCCGCATAGCACGCAAGCGGTGATTGGCTTGCGCGCTGTCTGCGCGCGCTTGCTGCGCTCATCCTTTGAGTTGCGGGTGATCGACGTCTATCAAGAGCACACGCTGGCTACAGCGCAGGAAGTATTAGCGGTACCCACCTTAATCGTATCCGCCAAGACCGCCAGCCGGGTGGTCGGCCTGCTGTCGGAAGCTCGTGTCGCCAGTGCCCTGAAAGCCGCCGGGGTGGCGGCCAAGGACTTTCAAGCAGACGCAGTGACTGTGGCTCGATGAGGGGTCAGCGCAAGAGCGCAGTCTCGGCCGGCTCCAAAGAGAGCCTGCGGCGCCGTGTGGAAGAGCTGGAAACCACCCTAGGGGCGATCGCACGCGGCGAGATTGACGCGTTGGTCATTGCACACCCCACTGGCCCGCAGGTCTTCACCTTACAAGGCGCCGACCAGCCCTACCGGGTGCTGGTTGAAAACATGAGCGAGGGGGCGCTAGCGCTGCTGCCGGACGGCACGATCAGCTATGCCAACCGCCGCTTTGCGCAAAGCGTCAAGTATACGCTGGATGAAGTCATCGGCATCCGTTTCGAAAACTTCCTGAGCGGCCCCGACGCGGGTGCCTTCGAGCGCCTGATGGCCAGCGGCGGGGTCGCCCGCGAGCTGACCTTGGTTGCGCGCGATCAATCGCGCGTGCCGGTGCAGATTTCGGTGCAGCCGATGGAAACCGCGGGCGGGCCGCTGCTGGCGGTGGTGGTGACCGACCTGAGCGACGTCTGGCGTAATCGCGAGTTGCTCGCCACCGTTATCAATAACGTTCCCAACCTGCTGTTGGCGGCGTGGGATTCCACCGGAATCTACACGATGTCGGCAGGCCTCGAGCTGCAGGTCCTGGGCCGCTCGCCCAACTACCTGGTGGGAAGCTCGTTGCTTAGGACTAACGCCTGGCCCGCCGAGCGCATCATCGAGGGACGCCGGCGGGTCCTGGCGGGCGAGCAGGTCAGCGACACGATGCATCTGAAGGGGCGCACCCTGGACGTGTGGATGACTCCCATCAAGAACGCCACCGGTGCGGTGATCGGCGGCGTGATGGGCGCGGCGGATGTCACCGAACGGGTCCGGATTGAGCGCGAATTGGAACGGCGCGTGGCGCAGCAGTCAGCGGTGGCGGCCTTCGGCCAACGGGCGCTGGAGGGGCTGGAGCCGCAGGCCTTGGCGCGCGAGGCCACCGAAGTCGTGCGCCGCATCCTCAACGTCGACCGCTGTTCGCTTCTGGAGCTGCAAGCCGACGGCGAGCATCTGCGGGTCAATGCCGGCACGCTGGAGAAGTACGGGCAAGCGCCGCGTATCTTTCCCCTCAAAGAATTTCCCCAGGCTCGCCAGGTGCTGACCACCTTGCAGCCATCGGTGGAAGACGATTTCGCCGCCAGTGGCCATTTCGAAAGCGCTTGGGCCACGCGGCATGGGGTGCGCAGCGGCTTAGTCGTACCCATTTCCGGCCGCCAGCGCCCTTATGGCACGCTGGGCGCCTATACCACCACCCAACGCAACTTCAGCTCCGACGATCTTAACTTCGTCAGCGCCATCGCCACCCTCTTCGCCCAAGCCCTCCATCGCCACGAAGCCGACGTCGAATCGCGC from Candidatus Binataceae bacterium harbors:
- a CDS encoding circadian clock KaiB family protein, whose translation is MASPRQQSSPTEQVACRLQLFIAGMTPHSTQAVIGLRAVCARLLRSSFELRVIDVYQEHTLATAQEVLAVPTLIVSAKTASRVVGLLSEARVASALKAAGVAAKDFQADAVTVAR
- a CDS encoding PAS domain S-box protein, whose translation is MEELETTLGAIARGEIDALVIAHPTGPQVFTLQGADQPYRVLVENMSEGALALLPDGTISYANRRFAQSVKYTLDEVIGIRFENFLSGPDAGAFERLMASGGVARELTLVARDQSRVPVQISVQPMETAGGPLLAVVVTDLSDVWRNRELLATVINNVPNLLLAAWDSTGIYTMSAGLELQVLGRSPNYLVGSSLLRTNAWPAERIIEGRRRVLAGEQVSDTMHLKGRTLDVWMTPIKNATGAVIGGVMGAADVTERVRIERELERRVAQQSAVAAFGQRALEGLEPQALAREATEVVRRILNVDRCSLLELQADGEHLRVNAGTLEKYGQAPRIFPLKEFPQARQVLTTLQPSVEDDFAASGHFESAWATRHGVRSGLVVPISGRQRPYGTLGAYTTTQRNFSSDDLNFVSAIATLFAQALHRHEADVESRQREEFYRSLTENLSEAVAVIRPDGILEYAGDSTERVLGYKPADVIGTSAFWYLPPNQAQWLRASLAKALHNP